A stretch of Kaistella flava (ex Peng et al. 2021) DNA encodes these proteins:
- a CDS encoding 3-oxoacyl-ACP synthase III family protein — MPNTIIIGSGSYIPTKVIGKEHFMDSVFYTDEGDKIDKPNEEVIQKFVEITEIEERRYLEEDEFNSDLGHRAAKEAIADANIDQEDLDYIIYASNFGDVDQNGMSNFMPSMSSRVKNKLGIKNRRTVNYDMIFGCPGWVEAMIMADTLIKAKKAKLILVIGAETLSRVTDAFDRNKMIFADGAGAVVVKATDDESVGIIADSTICDNGPELNYLENAPSLKKDEDRRPLYIRMHGRKIYEYALKNVPDAIKETIDKANLTIDDIDKILIHQANAKMDYAMISRLFKLYGKSDYDHDVSPMTIQFLGNSSVATIPTMFDLIIKGKMKGQSFKEKGNVVFTSVGAGMNINAIVYRFP; from the coding sequence ATGCCCAATACAATCATAATCGGATCAGGAAGTTATATTCCGACAAAGGTAATCGGTAAAGAACATTTCATGGACTCTGTTTTTTATACCGACGAAGGTGACAAAATCGATAAACCGAATGAAGAAGTCATTCAAAAATTTGTAGAAATTACCGAAATCGAAGAGAGACGATACCTAGAAGAAGATGAGTTTAACTCTGATTTGGGACATCGTGCAGCCAAAGAAGCAATTGCTGATGCGAATATTGACCAAGAAGATTTAGACTATATTATTTACGCAAGTAATTTTGGTGATGTTGACCAAAATGGAATGAGCAACTTTATGCCTTCTATGTCTTCCAGAGTGAAAAATAAACTCGGCATTAAGAATAGAAGAACAGTCAATTATGATATGATCTTCGGTTGTCCAGGTTGGGTTGAAGCCATGATTATGGCAGACACACTTATTAAAGCTAAAAAAGCAAAATTAATATTGGTTATCGGAGCCGAAACTTTAAGTAGAGTTACAGATGCTTTTGACCGTAATAAAATGATCTTTGCTGACGGAGCTGGTGCTGTTGTTGTAAAAGCAACTGATGATGAATCCGTAGGAATTATTGCTGATTCTACGATTTGCGATAATGGACCAGAATTAAATTATCTCGAAAATGCTCCTTCATTGAAAAAAGATGAAGACCGCAGACCTTTATATATCAGAATGCATGGAAGAAAAATTTATGAATATGCATTGAAAAACGTTCCTGACGCCATTAAAGAAACCATTGACAAAGCAAATTTAACAATCGACGATATTGATAAAATCCTAATTCATCAAGCAAATGCAAAAATGGATTATGCCATGATTTCCCGTTTATTTAAATTATACGGAAAGTCAGATTACGATCACGATGTTTCGCCAATGACGATTCAGTTTTTAGGAAATTCTTCTGTTGCGACGATTCCGACTATGTTTGACCTTATTATCAAAGGAAAAATGAAAGGTCAATCTTTCAAAGAAAAAGGAAATGTCGTGTTCACTTCTGTAGGAGCAGGAATGAACATCAATGCAATTGTTTATCGTTTTCCTTAA
- a CDS encoding efflux RND transporter periplasmic adaptor subunit has translation MKKLTFLILLSVLLSCNKDKQKAGKPGSPGGPPPIASYKVAPVYYGDAVITYNFPATIQGEQDVVIIPKVDGFIEKMYVDEGAIVKKGQLLFHLRNPQYEEAVRSANAQVKIAAANVKSAQMQVNQVKPLVDKNIVSNYALEANQYALESSQAALASAKANLTNAQVNLSYLTIRSPSNGTVGAIPYKTGSLVSSTSGNALTTVYNTANVYAYFSINEKQLLEFTRYFKGTTQKNKINSLEEVSLQLADGTIYPMKGKVTTSSGVVSTETGSANFRATFPNPNGLIQSGSSANILIPIGVDSTTLVPQEATFDLQGKKFVYQVVKKDSLLSTSIEVSENTIGNLFIVTKGLDKTATIVLEGVGGLKPGTRIKPIPVKKDSVYEAVEKAVSTNAIK, from the coding sequence ATGAAAAAACTAACTTTTTTAATACTACTCTCGGTCTTGTTAAGTTGCAATAAAGACAAACAAAAAGCGGGAAAACCTGGATCACCTGGTGGTCCACCTCCAATAGCCTCTTACAAAGTGGCACCTGTTTATTATGGAGATGCTGTTATCACTTATAATTTTCCTGCAACCATACAGGGAGAGCAAGATGTTGTTATCATTCCAAAGGTGGATGGATTTATCGAAAAAATGTATGTGGATGAAGGTGCCATTGTTAAAAAAGGGCAGCTTCTTTTTCATTTAAGAAATCCACAATATGAGGAAGCTGTTAGAAGTGCCAATGCGCAAGTGAAAATAGCAGCTGCCAATGTAAAATCTGCTCAAATGCAGGTGAATCAAGTAAAACCTTTGGTTGATAAAAACATTGTGAGCAATTACGCTTTGGAAGCGAATCAATACGCTTTGGAATCCAGTCAGGCTGCACTCGCTTCGGCAAAAGCAAATCTTACTAATGCCCAAGTAAATCTCAGCTATCTTACCATTCGAAGTCCCTCCAATGGGACGGTGGGCGCAATACCTTATAAAACAGGAAGTCTGGTCAGCAGTACTTCAGGAAATGCGTTGACTACCGTTTATAATACCGCAAATGTGTACGCCTATTTTTCAATTAATGAAAAACAACTTCTTGAATTCACGCGCTATTTTAAAGGAACTACACAAAAAAACAAAATTAACAGTTTAGAAGAAGTCTCCTTACAATTGGCAGACGGAACGATATATCCTATGAAAGGAAAAGTAACGACGTCTTCTGGAGTGGTGAGTACCGAAACGGGATCGGCAAATTTCAGAGCTACCTTTCCCAACCCAAATGGTCTGATACAAAGTGGAAGTAGTGCCAATATTCTAATTCCAATCGGTGTGGATTCAACAACCTTAGTCCCACAGGAAGCAACCTTTGACCTACAAGGAAAAAAATTCGTTTATCAGGTTGTAAAAAAAGACAGTTTATTGAGCACGAGTATCGAAGTTAGTGAAAATACCATCGGTAATCTATTTATCGTAACTAAAGGATTAGACAAAACCGCAACCATCGTTCTGGAAGGCGTTGGTGGCTTAAAACCAGGCACGCGTATAAAACCGATTCCTGTAAAAAAAGACAGTGTTTATGAAGCGGTTGAAAAAGCAGTAAGTACTAACGCAATCAAATAA
- a CDS encoding porin family protein — protein MLKNFFKTGIVAALCFATFSNAQLFRTKDRMDNLEGFDEQQFSYGFFLAANNFDYKLVLHPKFGMDGQKSLVQTKSAYSFGAGLIGKLRLNDYFDLRVEPGLQFVEREIYFDTQSNDQFAAGTPANQPFTPRVLTEADKLRTVKSTYVDIPVLIEVHGDRWYNSRPYAAAGVNWMMNLQSNSKSEDDNQQGIFRTTASNFAWSAEIGMQFYFSRFKLTPGFRGTFMINNESVADNAETPPYWTSAISNAKSRAFMFVLKFE, from the coding sequence ATGTTGAAAAACTTTTTTAAAACGGGCATCGTTGCTGCGCTATGTTTCGCGACATTTAGCAATGCACAATTGTTCAGAACCAAAGACAGGATGGATAATCTGGAAGGATTTGATGAGCAACAATTCAGTTATGGGTTTTTTCTTGCTGCCAATAATTTCGATTATAAATTGGTTCTTCACCCAAAGTTCGGAATGGATGGTCAGAAAAGTTTGGTTCAAACGAAATCAGCCTACAGTTTCGGCGCTGGTCTTATCGGGAAATTAAGATTAAATGATTATTTTGATTTAAGAGTAGAACCGGGATTGCAATTTGTAGAACGTGAAATCTATTTCGATACCCAGTCGAACGATCAGTTCGCAGCAGGAACTCCCGCAAACCAACCTTTTACTCCGAGAGTTTTAACAGAAGCAGATAAATTACGAACGGTAAAATCTACTTATGTAGATATTCCTGTATTAATTGAAGTACATGGTGACCGTTGGTATAACTCCAGACCGTACGCTGCAGCAGGAGTAAACTGGATGATGAATTTACAATCCAACAGTAAATCTGAAGATGATAATCAACAAGGCATTTTTCGCACCACTGCGAGTAACTTTGCTTGGTCAGCAGAAATCGGGATGCAGTTTTATTTCAGCAGATTTAAATTGACTCCGGGCTTCAGAGGAACTTTTATGATCAATAATGAATCGGTTGCTGATAATGCAGAAACACCGCCATATTGGACGTCTGCAATTTCAAATGCAAAAAGTAGAGCATTCATGTTTGTACTGAAATTTGAGTAA
- the glk gene encoding glucokinase, with amino-acid sequence MENFKAISFPDISNATLPMAYPSGQNKLPESGMVLAADVGGTKTELALFQIEKGKLISIKDQRYPTTDHDSFVKAIRNFHGDELSTINCACLGVAGTVDGDKVRGVNFAWEIDTKKLEKDLNIKSINLINDLEANAYGLSTLKDADFEILTDGQKAEGNAAIISPGTGLGEAVLYWDGSHYHPYATEGGHCNFSPNTTLDMEFWKYLKTKFDHVSWERVVSGQGIHNIYQFLRNYRSEKEPDWLTEKFKNEDLAKVISTAALENKDSTCVETLQLFVRYLSVEAAQLALKTKATGGIYIGGGIAPKILNLIDKKEFYKNFINVGRMEHLLKNIPVKIVLNDKTALIGAAYYAAMAIVETVQK; translated from the coding sequence ATGGAAAATTTTAAAGCAATTTCTTTTCCCGATATTTCAAATGCTACTTTACCAATGGCTTACCCTTCTGGGCAAAATAAATTACCCGAGTCTGGGATGGTTTTGGCTGCAGATGTAGGTGGAACAAAAACGGAACTTGCTCTTTTCCAAATCGAAAAAGGAAAATTGATTTCCATTAAAGATCAACGCTACCCCACTACAGATCACGATTCTTTTGTAAAAGCGATTCGAAATTTTCACGGAGATGAATTGTCAACAATTAATTGCGCTTGTTTAGGTGTGGCCGGAACTGTAGATGGCGATAAAGTTCGGGGCGTCAACTTTGCCTGGGAAATCGACACCAAAAAGTTGGAAAAAGATTTGAATATTAAAAGCATAAATCTTATTAATGACCTAGAAGCCAATGCTTACGGACTTTCAACTCTTAAAGATGCAGACTTTGAAATTCTGACTGATGGCCAGAAAGCAGAAGGCAATGCAGCAATTATTTCGCCGGGAACAGGTCTTGGCGAGGCCGTATTATATTGGGATGGTTCGCATTACCACCCTTATGCTACTGAAGGTGGTCATTGTAATTTTAGTCCAAACACTACACTTGATATGGAATTTTGGAAATATTTAAAAACGAAATTCGACCATGTTAGTTGGGAAAGAGTTGTTTCAGGACAGGGAATTCACAATATCTATCAATTTTTACGAAACTACAGAAGTGAAAAAGAACCCGATTGGCTCACGGAAAAATTTAAAAATGAAGATCTCGCCAAAGTAATATCTACTGCTGCACTAGAAAATAAAGATTCGACATGTGTTGAAACCCTTCAACTTTTTGTGAGATATCTTAGTGTAGAAGCTGCGCAGCTTGCCTTAAAAACGAAAGCAACTGGTGGAATTTATATCGGTGGAGGGATTGCTCCAAAAATCTTAAATCTGATTGATAAAAAAGAATTTTACAAGAACTTTATCAACGTAGGGCGTATGGAACATTTGCTGAAAAATATCCCGGTGAAAATAGTTCTCAATGATAAAACAGCTTTGATTGGTGCAGCATATTATGCGGCGATGGCTATTGTGGAAACCGTTCAGAAATAG
- a CDS encoding glycosidase, with product MIPFQLHRICTIMKPEEGNELEVEGVLNPAVTRGPDGNLYLFPRLVAKNNYSRIGIAKVIFNKEGDPVDVERLGVVLEPETDYEKRPNGGGGCEDPRITYVEPVEHYIMTYTAYGPNGPRIAMARSKDLFTWERMGLICYTLYKPVDFNNVNDKDASFFPVELPSPHNHQSIAMLHRPLFPDTIPEATVKLDKDRNIDKHKESIWISYFNLKEGKQTSLENAKFTSHYRLASPENPWENLKIGAGAPPVLTKHGWMLVYHGVHKREGYTKENPKYCYSAGVMILSEKEPQKILYRSAHPILTPELPSETIGTVGDVVFPTGTDRRDDIGQPNRIDVYYGMADDRIGVAKMIIPESLPEN from the coding sequence ATGATACCCTTCCAATTACATCGAATCTGTACCATCATGAAACCCGAGGAAGGCAACGAGTTGGAAGTTGAAGGCGTGCTAAATCCTGCAGTAACTCGGGGCCCAGATGGAAATCTTTATCTCTTTCCACGTTTGGTTGCTAAAAATAATTATTCGCGTATTGGCATTGCCAAAGTGATATTTAATAAAGAGGGTGACCCGGTAGATGTAGAGCGTTTGGGTGTTGTCTTAGAACCTGAAACAGATTACGAGAAACGCCCGAATGGCGGTGGCGGTTGTGAAGATCCCAGAATAACTTACGTAGAACCTGTGGAGCATTATATTATGACTTATACGGCTTACGGACCGAATGGGCCGCGCATTGCCATGGCGAGATCGAAAGATCTGTTTACGTGGGAAAGAATGGGATTGATTTGTTACACTCTTTATAAGCCCGTCGATTTCAATAATGTTAATGATAAAGATGCCAGTTTTTTCCCAGTAGAACTTCCCAGTCCGCACAATCATCAATCGATTGCAATGTTACACCGTCCTCTTTTTCCGGATACCATACCGGAAGCAACGGTTAAACTTGATAAAGATCGAAATATAGATAAGCACAAAGAGAGTATTTGGATTTCCTATTTTAATTTGAAAGAAGGAAAACAAACCTCTCTGGAAAATGCAAAATTTACGTCGCATTATCGCTTAGCTTCTCCAGAAAATCCCTGGGAAAATTTAAAAATTGGAGCCGGAGCACCACCCGTACTGACTAAACATGGATGGATGTTGGTGTATCATGGTGTGCACAAAAGAGAAGGTTACACCAAAGAAAATCCTAAATACTGCTATTCTGCAGGAGTGATGATTTTATCAGAAAAAGAGCCTCAAAAAATATTATACCGTTCTGCACATCCCATTTTAACTCCAGAATTACCAAGTGAAACAATCGGAACTGTTGGTGATGTCGTATTTCCAACAGGTACAGATCGCCGTGATGATATTGGGCAGCCCAATAGAATAGATGTGTATTATGGAATGGCAGATGACAGAATAGGTGTTGCTAAAATGATAATACCCGAAAGTTTGCCTGAAAATTAA
- a CDS encoding cell division protein ZapA, with amino-acid sequence MDVRRITITIAGRSYPLNVPSAEEETLRKVGKQIEAMIKDFEQNFDVRDKQDALAMCCLKLGTNAEVAQINNDKNIKDSTERLKNINQFLEELEK; translated from the coding sequence ATGGATGTAAGAAGAATAACCATCACGATTGCCGGAAGGAGTTATCCGTTGAATGTGCCCTCCGCAGAGGAAGAAACTTTGCGAAAAGTGGGGAAACAGATTGAAGCGATGATTAAAGATTTTGAACAGAATTTTGACGTTAGAGATAAACAAGATGCTTTGGCAATGTGTTGCTTAAAATTAGGAACCAACGCTGAAGTCGCACAAATCAATAACGATAAAAATATAAAAGATTCCACGGAGCGATTGAAAAATATCAATCAATTTCTGGAAGAGTTGGAAAAGTAG
- the ubiE gene encoding bifunctional demethylmenaquinone methyltransferase/2-methoxy-6-polyprenyl-1,4-benzoquinol methylase UbiE, with protein sequence MFDNIAPKYDLLNHVLSMKIDVLWRNTLVKWMNADQPKEVLDVATGTGDLAIAVQKGTGAKMIGLDLSQQMLNVGIEKIKKINLTNQIEMIKGDAENLPFESNKFDAVSVAFGVRNFENLEKGLSELKRVVKEDKSVYILEFSKVEGFLAPFYMFYFKNILPQIGKLVSKDNRAYTYLPDSVNAFPFGEKMKTILLDVGFKKVEYKKLSLGIATIYKATK encoded by the coding sequence ATGTTCGACAATATTGCCCCGAAATATGATTTGTTGAATCATGTACTCTCTATGAAAATTGATGTTTTGTGGAGAAATACTTTGGTTAAATGGATGAATGCTGATCAGCCGAAAGAAGTTTTGGATGTTGCCACCGGAACTGGAGATTTAGCAATCGCTGTACAAAAAGGTACTGGCGCAAAAATGATCGGTTTAGATTTATCTCAACAAATGCTGAATGTTGGTATTGAAAAAATCAAGAAAATTAATTTGACCAACCAAATCGAAATGATCAAAGGAGATGCAGAAAATCTTCCTTTTGAAAGCAATAAATTCGATGCGGTTTCCGTTGCTTTTGGAGTGCGTAATTTCGAGAACTTAGAAAAAGGTTTGTCAGAATTGAAAAGGGTAGTGAAGGAAGATAAAAGCGTTTATATTTTAGAGTTTTCTAAGGTTGAAGGGTTTTTAGCTCCATTTTATATGTTTTATTTTAAAAATATTTTGCCACAAATTGGTAAATTGGTTTCAAAAGATAATCGTGCATATACCTATTTGCCAGATTCTGTAAATGCTTTTCCATTCGGAGAAAAAATGAAAACTATTCTTTTAGATGTTGGATTTAAAAAAGTAGAATACAAAAAACTAAGTTTAGGAATCGCAACTATTTACAAGGCAACTAAATAA
- a CDS encoding type I phosphomannose isomerase catalytic subunit — protein sequence MSHSIYPLKFDPIYQYRLWGGRKLADLLSTPLPENEPIGEAWILSDRKDHANEVSEGPLQGTTLTELMKDFKYEIMGKMGDWFDQFPLLLKFLDCKEVLSVQVHPSDNQKEYIPKGDSGKTEAWVVLETSNDSRIYAGLKKGTTKENLLDSIENNSVSDCLHSFVPKKDDALFIHSGTVHTLGGTVVFEVQENSDVTFRLYDWDRTDPKTGEPRELQVEEAIDCIDYNQVDIEPVIPVKSPDFNNSEKLFDDEHFKLWRIKTQSEMTVGFKDEPAILVCTDGKGSVNYNGKEYLIDKGEVMLIPAIIGQLSLHPKQEMTLLQIAIPDKKLNYSL from the coding sequence ATGAGCCACTCAATTTATCCTTTAAAGTTCGATCCTATCTACCAATATCGCTTATGGGGCGGTAGAAAACTGGCAGATTTACTTTCAACACCACTTCCTGAAAACGAACCTATTGGGGAAGCCTGGATTTTAAGCGATCGAAAAGATCATGCAAACGAAGTTTCTGAAGGTCCACTGCAAGGGACAACTCTTACAGAGTTAATGAAAGATTTCAAGTACGAAATTATGGGTAAAATGGGCGATTGGTTCGACCAGTTTCCACTCCTCTTAAAGTTCCTGGATTGTAAAGAAGTATTATCAGTTCAAGTTCATCCTTCAGATAATCAAAAAGAATATATTCCAAAAGGAGATTCAGGCAAAACCGAAGCTTGGGTCGTTTTGGAAACAAGTAATGACAGCCGCATTTATGCAGGTTTAAAAAAAGGAACCACCAAAGAGAATTTGCTGGATTCTATTGAAAACAATTCGGTATCCGATTGTCTTCATAGTTTTGTACCCAAAAAAGATGATGCGCTATTTATTCATTCCGGAACGGTTCATACCCTCGGTGGGACCGTCGTTTTTGAAGTTCAGGAAAACAGTGACGTTACATTCCGTCTTTATGACTGGGACAGAACAGATCCGAAAACTGGAGAACCTCGCGAACTTCAAGTAGAAGAAGCGATTGACTGTATTGATTATAATCAGGTTGATATCGAACCAGTAATTCCGGTAAAAAGTCCCGATTTTAATAACAGTGAGAAACTTTTCGATGACGAGCATTTTAAGCTTTGGCGAATTAAAACCCAATCAGAAATGACCGTTGGTTTCAAAGATGAACCAGCGATTTTAGTTTGCACCGACGGAAAGGGTTCGGTAAATTATAATGGTAAAGAATATTTGATTGATAAAGGGGAAGTGATGCTTATACCAGCAATAATTGGGCAACTCAGCCTTCATCCCAAACAAGAAATGACGCTTCTTCAAATCGCTATTCCAGATAAAAAACTGAATTATTCATTATGA
- a CDS encoding metallophosphoesterase, which yields MQRNILIITGILFALEFYVYQAFKTLTNNNYLRIAYVVITLLVYLFFLYEVLNFKRTDRDHSRVQLISSVFMIFMLPKLLVAFFLLIGDIGRGLQFTFQSFGSGENHFPERRKFLSIVGIGSAALLSGLFLDGIIFGKYRHSVRKVKLKIAGLPKSFKGYKIVQISDVHSGSFFHPEKLQKAIDLINEQKPDLVLFTGDMVNNYASEFKPFIPLFKSIQSKDGKFSILGNHDYGDYGAWESMQEKAQNIPNLIELQKQAGFEMLRNEHRIIEKNGEKLYLLGVENWGEKPFPQYGDLDKAALGVPAEAAKILMSHDPTHFDYVVKNHPSNVQLTLSGHTHGMQFGLDLKNVRWSPVQYRYKKWADLYESNGKLLYVNRGFGVIGYPGRVGIDPEITLFELS from the coding sequence ATGCAAAGAAATATTTTAATCATAACAGGAATTTTATTCGCCCTAGAATTCTACGTTTACCAAGCTTTTAAAACCCTAACCAATAATAACTACTTAAGAATTGCTTACGTGGTAATTACACTCTTAGTTTATTTGTTTTTTCTCTATGAAGTGCTGAATTTCAAAAGGACAGACCGCGATCATTCTCGGGTACAACTCATTTCGTCAGTCTTTATGATTTTCATGCTTCCTAAACTTCTTGTCGCTTTCTTTCTTTTAATTGGAGATATAGGAAGAGGTCTTCAATTTACCTTTCAATCATTTGGTTCAGGTGAAAACCATTTTCCGGAACGTCGCAAATTTTTAAGTATCGTAGGAATAGGAAGTGCTGCACTACTTTCAGGTTTATTTTTAGATGGAATTATTTTTGGAAAATACAGGCATTCGGTCAGAAAAGTGAAATTAAAAATCGCTGGTTTACCCAAAAGTTTTAAAGGTTATAAAATAGTTCAAATTTCAGATGTGCACTCCGGAAGTTTTTTTCATCCTGAAAAACTACAGAAAGCCATCGATTTAATTAATGAGCAAAAGCCAGATTTAGTTTTATTTACCGGCGATATGGTGAATAATTATGCATCTGAATTCAAACCTTTTATTCCATTATTTAAAAGCATACAATCTAAAGATGGTAAATTTTCAATTCTCGGAAATCATGATTACGGTGATTACGGCGCCTGGGAATCAATGCAGGAAAAAGCCCAGAATATTCCAAATCTAATTGAACTGCAAAAACAAGCAGGTTTTGAAATGCTTCGAAATGAACACCGAATTATTGAAAAAAACGGTGAAAAGCTATATTTACTTGGTGTAGAAAATTGGGGTGAAAAACCTTTTCCTCAATATGGGGATTTGGATAAAGCAGCACTTGGAGTTCCTGCTGAAGCTGCAAAAATATTGATGAGTCATGATCCAACGCATTTTGATTATGTCGTAAAAAATCATCCTTCAAATGTACAACTCACGCTTTCAGGACATACTCACGGAATGCAATTCGGGCTCGATTTGAAAAACGTCCGCTGGTCTCCCGTACAATACCGTTATAAAAAATGGGCAGATTTATATGAAAGCAACGGAAAACTTCTTTATGTAAATAGAGGTTTCGGCGTAATTGGCTATCCGGGAAGAGTTGGAATCGATCCAGAAATCACCTTATTTGAATTGAGTTAA
- a CDS encoding HAD-IIB family hydrolase — MKKLIVFDLDGTLAKSKSAIDKEMAELLYHLLEVAKVAIISGGDWPQFEKQVLKHLPKNSILKKLSILPTCGTKFYQYKKDWKELYEENFTPEERKKILDNLHTAIEAAHLDIKKTWGEQIEDRGSQITFSALGQKAPLDAKKDWDPDFKKRKKIVEPLKKTLKGFSIGMGGTTSIDIVKPGIDKAYGIRKLNEILEIKIPQMLFIGDALFEGGNDHPARKTGADCIQVRDPEETKRIIETIIACLKPKKEKQ, encoded by the coding sequence ATGAAAAAACTCATTGTTTTCGATTTAGATGGCACCTTGGCCAAGAGTAAATCTGCGATTGACAAGGAAATGGCAGAACTTCTATATCATTTATTAGAAGTAGCTAAAGTCGCCATTATTTCAGGTGGTGATTGGCCTCAGTTCGAGAAACAGGTCTTGAAGCATTTACCAAAGAATTCAATATTAAAAAAACTATCAATTCTTCCTACTTGTGGGACAAAATTTTACCAGTACAAAAAAGATTGGAAGGAATTATACGAAGAGAATTTTACGCCAGAAGAAAGAAAAAAAATCCTCGATAATCTACACACTGCGATTGAAGCAGCTCATCTTGATATTAAAAAGACTTGGGGAGAACAAATTGAAGATAGAGGAAGTCAAATCACCTTTTCTGCATTGGGACAGAAAGCGCCGCTCGACGCAAAAAAAGATTGGGATCCTGATTTTAAAAAACGCAAAAAAATTGTGGAACCGCTCAAAAAGACTTTAAAAGGATTTTCTATTGGCATGGGAGGAACGACTTCTATTGACATTGTAAAACCAGGAATTGATAAAGCGTACGGAATAAGAAAACTTAATGAAATTTTAGAAATAAAAATTCCACAAATGCTCTTTATTGGAGATGCATTATTTGAAGGTGGTAACGATCATCCGGCGAGAAAAACTGGTGCAGATTGTATTCAGGTAAGAGATCCTGAAGAAACTAAAAGAATTATTGAAACAATCATTGCTTGTTTAAAACCTAAAAAAGAAAAACAATGA
- a CDS encoding GNAT family N-acetyltransferase, whose translation MVEFKKASEKDIPLLQQLAEKSWNSAYANILSKEQIEYMLSEMYSHTEISNHFRNPNYHYYVIVNDDLNAGFIGFENHYEKDTTKLHRIYLLEEFKGKGLGKKAINFLKDKVAETSDKRIVLNVNKDNSAKKVYESQGFKVYHDEVFDIGNGYVMDDYLMEFSFQASLETE comes from the coding sequence ATGGTTGAATTTAAAAAAGCATCAGAGAAAGACATTCCTCTTCTTCAGCAGTTAGCAGAAAAATCTTGGAATTCCGCTTATGCAAACATTTTATCGAAAGAGCAAATCGAATATATGTTAAGCGAAATGTATTCTCACACAGAAATATCGAATCACTTTCGAAATCCAAATTATCATTATTATGTGATTGTAAATGATGATCTTAATGCTGGGTTTATCGGCTTTGAAAATCATTATGAAAAAGATACTACCAAACTTCATCGCATTTATCTTTTAGAAGAATTTAAAGGAAAAGGTCTTGGAAAAAAGGCAATTAATTTTTTAAAAGATAAAGTAGCTGAAACTTCAGATAAAAGAATTGTCTTGAACGTAAACAAAGACAATTCGGCAAAAAAAGTTTACGAATCACAAGGTTTTAAAGTGTATCATGATGAAGTTTTTGACATTGGAAACGGATATGTTATGGATGATTATTTAATGGAATTCAGCTTCCAAGCTTCATTAGAAACAGAATAA